CGCTGGGAGTAGCCACACTGCGGCATCAGTTCGTTGCCCTTCATGAACAGGACGACGTCGTTCTCCGAGAGAACCGACTCGACTTTCGTTTCGGCCTCCTCCTCGGTCAGTTCGCTCTCGCGCTGGAAAGTCATACCCGACGATAGACGCCCACGGGGCAAAGAAGTTGCGTTGACTATACTGTCGGCTGTAACCTCGTGAAGATCGTCGGGAGAATCTCCCTGTCTCGTGGGCGCAAGCACCGCCTATTGCGTACCCCCACTTGACAGAACTACAGCCGACAGTATTATTCGTCGTTGCCGACGCGAACGACGTTGATGAGCGAGTGGACCGGCACGCCCTCGACTTCTTCGACGCCCTGCTTGTCCACGAGGACACAGCACGCCACAGGGGTGCCACCCTCGTTGCGGATGGCTTCGACCGTCTCTTTCATCGTGGTGCCGCTGGTGATGGTGTCGTCCACGACGTAACACTCCCGGCCGCGAATCTGGGCGAAGTTGCGCGAGAAGGTGCCACCGAGGTCTTCGATGTCGCCCTCCTCCCACTGGTGCTTGCGGGGTGCGTAGGTGCCGAGGTCCGTATCGAGTTCGCGCGCGACGCTCGTGGCGAGGGGTGCGCCAGCCTTCTCGATGCCCATGGTCAGGTCTACTTCCTCGCCCTGTTTGGCGAGCAGGTCGGCCATCGCGGCCGCCGCGTGGTGGAGGCGCGTGCTGTCGCGGCCGAGCGCCGACCAATCGACGTGGATGTCGTGGGGACCGCCCGTCTCGGCCGGTTCCGGCGTGGTCGTGGGTGCGCCCGACCCACTGCGTTCGACCAGCCAACTGGCGGTCTCGCGCGAAACGTTCAGTTCGTCCGCAATTTCGCCCTTCGATAGCCCTTGGTCGGCCAACTCTGCCGCGCTCTCGATGAGGTCGTCGATGTTCTTCATATCTGATTGAATTGGACTGCCGTCTTTATTGTCGTTTCGTCGTCGCGGAATGCTGCCTCGTAGTCGTCTAACTCGTAGACCCCGGTAACGAGGTCTTCGAGAAGCCACGAGGGAAGGTCGGCGAGCGTCTCGACTGCCGCCTCGAAGTGGTCCACACCCGAGTTGACGCTCCCGACGAGCGCCTTGTTGTTCATCACGAACTCCTTGTGCAACTTCCCGCCGTCGATTTCGAACTCCCACGGTTCCGGCACGCCGAGCAGGGCACCGACGCCGCCGGGTGCGAGGGCTTCGATTGTCTCGAAAGCGTGCTTCGCGTAGCCAGTCGCCTCGTAGACGAAGTCCATCGACTCGTGGGCGTCGGGAATCTGGTCTACGGGCGTCACGCGCGAGTCGATGTACGTCCCGCCGAGTTCCTCGATGATGTCGATGGTCGGGTCCGGTCGGTCGCGCCGTCCGAGACAGTAGGTTCGCTCGTACCCTCGCTGGTCGAGCATCGCCAGCGTGAGCAAGCCGAGACTGCCGTTGCCGAGGACGAGTCCCGAGTCGGGATTCCACTCGAACGCCGACCGCGAGGCGTTGGCGTGTTCGATGGCCTTCTCCGAGATGCTGATGGGTTCGACCAGGAAGCCCCACTCCGCGAGTTCGTCGGGCACGGAGACCAGCGTCTCTGCGGGACTCGTGAAGTACTCGGCCATGAACCCGTGTGCGCCGTCGATACCACGCTCGACGCACTCGTCCGGGGGTGCCATGTCGGCCTCGCCACGCTCGAAGTACTCGTTGGTGCCATCGTCCGGCGGGCGACGGACGGTCGGTGCGACGATATCGCCTGCTTCCAACGACGTGCCGTTGGCGTCTTCGACCACGCCGACCGCTTCGTGGCCGAGGAC
The sequence above is a segment of the Halorussus halophilus genome. Coding sequences within it:
- the gfcR gene encoding transcriptional regulator GfcR yields the protein MKNIDDLIESAAELADQGLSKGEIADELNVSRETASWLVERSGSGAPTTTPEPAETGGPHDIHVDWSALGRDSTRLHHAAAAMADLLAKQGEEVDLTMGIEKAGAPLATSVARELDTDLGTYAPRKHQWEEGDIEDLGGTFSRNFAQIRGRECYVVDDTITSGTTMKETVEAIRNEGGTPVACCVLVDKQGVEEVEGVPVHSLINVVRVGNDE
- a CDS encoding glucose 1-dehydrogenase, whose translation is MKAVVIRRGENAPTVADVPRPEPERGEVLVKTLRVGVDGTDHEVIEGSHGSFPAGQDYLVLGHEAVGVVEDANGTSLEAGDIVAPTVRRPPDDGTNEYFERGEADMAPPDECVERGIDGAHGFMAEYFTSPAETLVSVPDELAEWGFLVEPISISEKAIEHANASRSAFEWNPDSGLVLGNGSLGLLTLAMLDQRGYERTYCLGRRDRPDPTIDIIEELGGTYIDSRVTPVDQIPDAHESMDFVYEATGYAKHAFETIEALAPGGVGALLGVPEPWEFEIDGGKLHKEFVMNNKALVGSVNSGVDHFEAAVETLADLPSWLLEDLVTGVYELDDYEAAFRDDETTIKTAVQFNQI